A section of the Cottoperca gobio chromosome 17, fCotGob3.1, whole genome shotgun sequence genome encodes:
- the ltb4r2b gene encoding LOW QUALITY PROTEIN: leukotriene B4 receptor 2b (The sequence of the model RefSeq protein was modified relative to this genomic sequence to represent the inferred CDS: deleted 1 base in 1 codon), giving the protein MDRASGDRHIRLSDRAESSGGITQPDTHHREASRKGSKRPHHVQLQFSLLNFHSQSRKKPQDDSVVSNDFSTTLGALILSLVVLLGVPGNLFIIWSILARARRCSVTTLLILNLACADGFLMALTIFFIIYLAKQTWVFGDAMCKGLFYLCNANMYASIFLITLMSVHRMVVVVLPRKVTTLVNKKVVRRVIVGTWVLVMFISIPSLVFRDVRDDHDEKNRTRLVCAPNHTQSRHVRFQYALETVSGFILPYAVIIISYVLILRRLRKTKFQRKVRSEKLILAIVVMFGLFWLPYHVINMIQVTAEWYPENTAMREKLDHISQSSRAVTSALAFISSCANPVLYTFAAKSYIKKNGVAFMARLFEGTSFDQTGTKKSKEHGELSAVDHSNGTDLTCISQL; this is encoded by the exons TCATGTCCAACTTCAGTTCTCCCTCCTCAACTTTCATTCCCAAAGTCGTAAAAAACCAC AGGATGACAGCGTCGTGAGCAATGACTTTTCCACGACCTTGGGTGCCCTCATCCTCAGCTTGGTCGTCCTCCTGGGCGTCCCCGGCAACCTCTTCATCATCTGGAGCATCCTCGCTCGCGCCCGACGATGCTCGGTCAccaccctcctcatcctcaacCTGGCGTGTGCCGACGGCTTCCTCATGGCCCTCAccatcttcttcatcatctACCTGGCCAAGCAGACGTGGGTCTTCGGCGACGCCATGTGCAAAGGCCTGTTCTACCTGTGCAACGCCAACATGTACGCCTCCATCTTTCTGATCACGCTGATGAGCGTGCACAGGATGGTGGTCGTGGTGTTGCCGCGGAAAGTGACCACCCTGGTCAACAAGAAGGTTGTGAGGAGGGTGATCGTAGGCACGTGGGTGTTGGTGATGTTCATTTCTATCCCCTCGCTGGTGTTTCGAGACGTGAGAGACGACCACGACGAGAAGAATAGAACAAGGCTGGTGTGTGCGCCCAATCACACGCAGTCTCGGCAT GTGAGGTTTCAGTACGCCTTAGAGACGGTGTCGGGATTCATCCTCCCTTACGCAGTCATCATTATCAGCTACGTCCTCATCCTGAGACGCCTGAGGAAGACCAAGTTCCAGCGAAAGGTCCGCAGCGAGAAACTCATCCTGGCTATTGTGGTGATGTTCGGCCTCTTCTGGCTGCCGTACCATGTTATCAACATGATACAG GTGACAGCTGAGTGGTACCCGGAGAACACAGCCATGAGAGAAAA ATTGGACCACATCTCTCAGTCCAGTCGTGCGGTGACTTCGGCGTTGGCCTTCATCAGCAGCTGCGCCAACCCCGTACTCTACACCTTCGCTGCGAAATCCTACATCAAGAAGAACGGCGTTGCCTTCATGGCTCGTCTCTTTGAGGGCACGTCGTTTGACCAAACAGGAACCAAAAAGAGCAAAGAACACGGGGAACTCAGTGCTGTTGACCACTCAAATGGCACAGATCTGACCTGCATATCACAGctgtaa